cagctactcaggaggctgaggcaggagaatcgcttgaacccggaaggcagaggctgcagtgagccgagatcgcgccactgcactccagcctaggacaCTGGGAgagactttgtttaaaaaaaaaaaaataaagcgtgggccgggtgccgtggctcatgcctgtaatcccagcactttaggaggccaaggcgggcagatcatgaggtcaagagatcaagaccaccctggccaacatggtgaaaccctgtctctactaaaaatacaaaaattagccaggcatggtggcacctgtagtcccagctacttgggaggctgagacggagaatctcttgaacccgggaggcggaggttgcagtgagctgaggtcacgccagtgcactccagcctgggcaacagagaaaaaaaaaaaaaaaaaggcatgaatCTGAGCAGCCCCAGGGATACTTACAGCTGCACCAGCAGCGTGTGTGCTCCTGCAGAGCACCTCGCGCGGTCTTCCCCGTCAGCGCTGTAGGTGGCGCCATACAAGTGCAGCACCTGGGCGCTCCTGCAGTTCTTCACACAGAAGGAGCAGACCATGTGCTCCATCTTGGAGGCGATGTTGCTGACCACGATTACCTGGAAGTGGCTCAGGGCCTGCTTGATAAACTCCTCCTCCTGGATCTCGTACAAGCAGCTGAAGAACTCCAAGGAGCCCTGCTGCAGGGTGGAGCCGTCGCTCTGAGCTTTGCTTCGGATCCACTGCAACAGTTCCCTCTTGATGTGCGGTGATACCTTCCAGCATAGACTGTTCTCCAGATAGCTCCTGGTCTCCTCGTTCAGGAGTCCAAACAGGAAGCGGATGGTGAGTGCCAGGAAGCTCCTTTCAGAAAACCCATACTCGGTCAACAGCCTGATCAAGTCCTGGTCTGGGCCTGCCCCACGCTCCCCGTCATCCAGGATGTAGTACATAGCTGCAAAGAATTCCTGGAAACTCAAGTGGATGAAGCTGTAGTACCTCTCACAGTTAATGTCCTTCTGGAAGATGTTCATGTTGAGGAAGGCAGAGACATCCGCCCCATCTAGGCCATGCTTCCGAAGGTCCTGCTCCTCAAATAGGATTTTCTGGTTCCAGAGCCCATCTGCCGCCAAGGAGCACAACCCTCTCTGGTTGGGTGGGGGCTGGAGGCGTGCGGTCCTGAGCTTGGGTTGCATCAGACTGAGCAGGTAGAGCATGTACACCGCAGTGGTGGTCCTGGATGTCTGTTTCAACAGCCCCCCACCCTCCAGCTGCTGCTGGAGGCAGGTACACACCACCCAGCACACCAGGGGGACGAAGCACATGGTGAAGAGAGGCTCGTTGTCCCTCACATAATTGAAGACTTGGCCCGCCTGCTCTGTGTCGTGGAAATACTTGTGGAAGTACTCCTTCCTTTCTGCCTCAGAGAAGCCCAGGATCTCCACGTGCCTGGGGTGCTCCAGCAGACAGTGGAGCTTCTCCAAAGCCGTGGGCCGCGTGGTGACCAGCAAAGATAGCTCAGGGAGCAGCTTCTTCCGAATTAAGCTGTTAAGAAGCAGCTCCGTGGGCCGTTTCTCCGCCCAGCAGAGGCACCAGGGTCCCTGAGGATCGTGGAAAGAAGGCTTGAGCTCATCGAAGCCGTCGATGATGAAAAGGAGGCGCTCAGGAACTCGGACGAGCTCCTGGAGAGGCGCACTGGGCTCGGGCCAGCAgctggagatgaggtcttgcatGCTGCATTCCGTGTCACTCTGGTTCATCTCCCTGCAGTTGATGTAGAAGAGATAATCAAATCTGCCTTGGAAGAGCTTCCCGTCCGCCCAGTCCAGCATCACCTTGTGTGCCAGCATGGACTTGCCTATCCCTGCCACGCCTTGCATGACCACAGCGCGTGGTGGCTCGGGGCGCTCCTCGTCTGGTTCAAAGAGGGTCTCTATTTTGATGGGGCTGGCCTGGTGTCCCACAGTCCTCGTGTGTCCCCGGCCTATGTCCAGAAGCTGCTGCTGGGCCTGCATGGGGTTTGAGTGCTCCTTCACCAGCAGGAGCCGGGTGTACCGGTGGCTGAGGTTGACACATTCCCCTAGGCGTGCATTGCGGTCTTCCATGAGCCGGAATTTCCTGCGGACATAGTCTCTGTAGGCTTCCTGGGGATCTAGGGGAGAGGAATGAAAGTTTTGTGGAGGACTCATCAGCAACCTCTGATGAGTTCATGAGGTAAAGCGCTCCTCATCTGGCTCaaaggtgtgtgcctgtagtcccagctacttgggaggctgagacgggagaattgcttgaacccaggaggtggaggttgcagtgagccgagatcgcaccactgcattccagcctgggcaatggagcgagactttCACCTTCAACTTgacctgcaacctccaccttccaggttcaagtgattctcctgcctcaccctctgaatagctgggactacagatgtgctccaccacacctggctaattttgtatttttagtagagacagggttttgtcacgttttccaggctggtcttgaactcctgacctcaggtgatccgcctgccttggcctcccaaagtgcttgggttacaggcgtgagccaccatacctggccttttAGGCCTCCCTTGTTGCCCTTGCTTGTATGAGATGGTTTGGTAGCCATCTTTCAGCCATGAGGTGACAAGTGTCAGGACAAAATGTGGACATGGAAAGGTTGATGAGTTGAAACATAGGAGGAAACTGTCCCTTTGATGGTGTCATTAATCCACCCCACGAGTTCCTCAATCATGCATTTGTGCCTGGCCTACACTCCGTGGGGTCTTCTCCTCTGTGTAGACAAATACATGTGGGTACATGGCTTGAGGCTCACCTTTTCTTGGAGTGACAGGAGAGACTCCAGGAAGGCATGTTGACTGGTTCCCAAGTGAGGACGGGCCACCAGGTGGGGTATCTGGAAAAGAAATTGTGCAAGATGAACTAGTACGCATCTGGCTAGCAGCACTGCGTCATATTAGCTGCGATTACGTCAAAATGCCTGCATAACTCCCTGCTCATCCACACCCCAGAATGTTCTGTAGTCACTGCAAAGGCTGTGTGTGGGAAACAGCTCATCCCTTGTTCCTTGTAGCCCACCCTCCTTCCTGGGTCCCCCTCATGGTCATTGGCACCTCCATCCATCcaatcagtctttttttttttttctttttgagacagagtcttgctctgttgcccaggctggagtgcagtggtacgatctcggctcaccacaacctccacctcccggattcaagcaattctcctgcctcagcctcccgagtaactggcgTTACAGTTgtgcgccacaatgcctggctattttttgtattttttattttattttattttattttttgagatggagtcttgctctgtcgcccaggctggagtgcagtggcgccatctcggctcacggcctcccgggttcacgccattctcctgcctcaggctcctgagtagctgggactacaggcgtccaccaccacacctggctaattttttgtatttttagtagagatagagtttcaccgtgttagccaggatggtctcgatctgctgacctcatgatccgcccacctcggcctcccaaagtgctgggattacaggtgtgagccactgcgcccggcctgatttttgtatttttagtagagatggggtttcactatgttggccaggctggtcttgaactcctgacctcatgatccacctgccttggcttcccaaagtgctgggattacaggcgtgagccactgcacccgggccCAATCAATCTTTTTGATTGGGAAGTTCTGAGTCAGTCTGGACTCCTCCCTTGTCAGCTCTAGGCCACATCTCatccattatcttttttttttttcaagacagagtctagctctgttacccaggctggagtgtagtggcgtgatcttggctcaccgcaacttctgcctcctgggttcaagtggttctcctgcctcagcctcctgagcagctgggactacaggcatgcatcaccatgcctggataatttattttgtatttttttgtatttttagtagagacggggtttcaccgtgtgggtcaggctggtctcgagctcctgaccccgtgatccgcccacctcggcctcccaaagtgctgggattatgtgtgagccactgcacccggcgactctgtctcttaaaaatattttaatttttttttttttttggtagagattaggtctcagtatgttacccaggctggtctggaactcctggcctcaagcagtccttcaaccttggcctctcaaagtgttggaaatACTGGTGTgggccatcgtgcccagccccaaAAAGGTCTTTGTCTGGATACGTCATAAGATTCTACACGTCGAGTCCTTCCTTGGCATCTTTGGTCCTCAGAAGGCCCTCAAAGTCCTAAGGGTGAGTTCCTATGCTCTCACCTGGTATATTCCCTACTCCATGAGAAAGACTTCCCCCAGCGAGTTCTCCCATCAGCTGAGCCAGCGGCACCCCATCTGGTCCTCACTCTGACAAGTTTTCACCTCCCTGCTGGTTGCTAGTCCATGAAATGATTCATGAAAGCAAAGAACATCATCTTGAAAGAGCCAGGAGGCACCCCACCCTCCTGTTACTACACAGCCCGCCCCCCACAGTCCCTGTAGCTTCATAATGTTCCCAAGTACAATACCCTGTGTGACCCTCCTGGCATACAGGGACACCTTCCCTGTGAGTCTGTGTGACTAATAAACTgttgtctgtctgttttttttttttttttttttttttgaggcagagtcttgctctgtcacccaggccggaatgcagcagcgtgacctcaactcactgcaagctccgcctcccgggttcaagcaattctcctgcttcagcctcctgagtagctgggattacaggcgcccgccactgcacccagctaatttttgtattttttagtagagacggagtttcaccatgttggccaggctggtcttgaactcctgacctcatgatccacctgccttggtctcccaaagtgctgggattacaagcgtgagccaccgtgcctggcctaaactgTTGTCTTTCATCTGTTCAGTGCTGGCTCTGGTATATTCAGTCATCTCgcactatttattttattttattttattattttattttattttattttatttattttattattttatttattttatgttatttatttttgagacagagtctcgctctgttgcccaggctggagtgcaatggtgtgatctcagctcactacaatcttcacctcccaggttcaagtgattctcctgcctcagtctcccgagtaactgggattacaggcgtgggccaccatgcccggctaatttttgtatttttggtagagatggggttttaccatgttggccaggctggtctcaaactcctgacctcaggtgatccgcccaccttggcctcccaaagtgctgggattacaggcatgagccaacgcacctggccactcaaaaatgtttaattaaagaaGGTTATCATtgagaggaaaggggaaaataGGGAATTGTTTAATGGGTATCCAGTTTGTTTTGCAAGATGCAGAGTTCTGAAGATTGAAGGCACATCAGTGTAAATGTACTATCCTCAGcagcacacttaaaaatggttaagaggaggccgggcgcagtggctcacgcctgtattcccagcactttaggaggccaaggcaggtggatcacctgatgtcaggagttcaagaccagccttaccaatgtggggaaaccttgtctctattaaaaatacaaaaatgaaggctgggtgcggtggctcacacctgtaatcccagcactgtgggaggccgatgtgggcagatcacgaggtcaggagatctagatcatcctggctaatacggtgaaatcccgtgtctactaaaagcacaaacaattagctgggcatggtggtggcgggcgcctgtagtcgcagctactcaggaggctcaggcaggagaatggcgtgaacctgggaggctgagcttgcagtgagcccagaacgtgtcactgcactccagcctgcgtgagagcaagactccgtctcaaaaaaacaaaacaaaacaaaacaaaaaatacaaaaatgagccaggcgtggtggcgcatgcctgtaatcccagctactcgggaggctgaggcagaagaatcacttgaaccagggagtcagaggttgtagtgagctgagatcgcaccattgcactccagcctagtgacagagcaggactccatctcaaggaaaaaaaaaaaatggttaagaggaggccgggtgtggtggctcacgcctgtaatccctgcactttgggaggccaaggcggatggattacctgaagtcaggagttcaagaccagtctgaccaacatggagaaaccccatctctactaaaaatacaaaaattagctgggcatggtggcagatgcctataatcccagctacttgggaggctgagacaggataattgcttgaacccaggaggcagaggttgcagtgagctgagatcatgccactgcactccagcctaggcaacaagaattaaattccgtctcaaaaaaaaaaaaaaaaaggttaagaggGCAAATTTcatgttttgtgtattttagcactatttatttattcatttatgagacagagtctcactgtgtcgcccaggctggtgtgatcttggctcactgcaacctctgcctcccgggttcaagtgattctcctgcctcagcctctggagtagctgggattacaggcatgtaccaccacgaccagctaatttttgtatttttagtagagataagacaaggtttcaccatgttggccaggctgttgtcgaattcctggcctcaagtgattcgcctgcctcagctccaacgtgctgggattacaggcatgagccactgcagctggttgacaatacatatatatatatatatatatatatatatatttttttttttttttttttttttttttggagagagagagggtcttgctgtgttcctCAGGCTAGAGtcgagtggcatgatcttggctcattgcagccttcacctcctgggcttaagtgatcctcccatctcagcctcccaggtagctgggtctgcaggcatgtgccactgtgcctgcccagttttgtagagacggggttttgccatgttgcccagaccggtctcaaacttctaggctcaagtcatctgcctgccttagcctctcaaagtgctgggattataggtgtggccatagttttttttttttttttttttaaaggtaatccaggctggtatggtggctcacgcctgtaatcctagcattttgggaggctgaggtgggtggatcgtgagatcaggagatcgagaccatcctggctaacacggtgaaaccccatctctactataaatacaaaactagccgggtgtgatggcgggcgcctgtagtcccaggtactcgggaggctgaggcaggtgaatcacttgaacccagaaggtggaggttgcagtgagccaagatcgtgccactgcactccagcctgagtgacagagtgagactccatttcaaaaaaataaataaataaaagtaaaaaaggtaATTCTTGAAAATCGTAGCTGAGAAAGGCCTCAGAGATGTTCTCCTTCAGTGTTTCCTAGGCATGCCGCGAGAACCACCCACatcaaaatgcagattcctggtgcctgagacctgctgaatcagaatctctagggttGGGGCGTCTTGGATTCCCCATTGGCCACAAGGGTCTTGAGAGACTCTTATGCACATTCACATGCGAACTGCCAATCTTGTCGGATgcccttgttttacagatggagacGGAAGCCCAGAGGGGCACATCGATTCTCCAGCATCACACAGACAGAAAGAGCAAAGCTAGACATCTGTCTCCTTGGGAACGCTGAGCTGCCTCTTAGTAGACTAAACGGATGCAGTCCGGAGAAGAACGCTCGGCAAATGGTTACGCATTGTCAATGCTGGGAGAGATTCAGGCGGAAGAGGGAGAAAAGTGGGACTTTACTTTTGATTCTATATTTGtacattatttccatttcttaaaataactatGTAACACTTACATTTAGATATAATTATACAAAATGACAAGTACAttgatacttttttcttttcttttttttttttttgagatagagtctcgctcttgtcgtccaggctggagtgcagtggtgcgatcttggcccactgcaacctccgcctcccgggttcaagtgattctcctgcctcagcctcccgagtagctgggattacaggcgtgagccaccacacctggctaatatatatataatatacatatatatattatatatgtgtgtatgtgtatgtatattaagacggagttttgctcttgttgtccaggctggagtgcagtggcgggatcttggctcaccacaacctccgtctcttgggtgatggagaaaagagaaagagaaaaagaaagacagaaaagagaagagagaggagagagagagaaaagaagaataaagaaaagaaaggaagagggaagggaacggaagggagaaaaaggaaggaaggaaggaaaggaaggaaggaaggagggagggagggaaggaaggaaggaaggaaaggaaggaaggaaggaaggaaggaaggaaggaaggaaggaaggaaggaaggaaagaaggaaaggaaggcaggcaggctaCAAACAAGTACATTTGGTTTTTTCAGAGTCATTAAAGACTTTGTTTTTCACAGAGATGTTTCCCAGCACACTGCTACCGTCACACCTCATTAATGATGAGTCACTGAGCTTTGCAGAAGTGACTGTGTATAACCCGTTATTGGCAGGACTTGcttactcattcagcaaatgttcACCAAAGTTTACTCGGTTCCTAGCCCTAGCCAGACACTTTAGTCTCAGAGAATCACACACGGGAGTCCAGACTCTTTCTGCCTTTCAGGCATCCAGTTCCCAGTAGAGAAAACAggtgaaaaatgacattaaaaactaCAGCTcaagcagggtgcagtggctcacacctgtaattccagcactttgggaggcgaggtgggcggatcacctgaggtcaggagttcaagaccaactggactaatatggtgaaaccccgtctttactaaaaatacaaaaattagtcgggcgtggtggcatgtgcctgtaatcctagctactcaggaggctgaggcaggagaatcgctggaactcgggatacagagcttgcagtgagtcaagattgcgccactgcactccagcctgggcgacagagtgagactctgtctcaaaaacaaaacaaagcaaaaaaaccaCAGCTCCAACAGGGCTctgtggtgcgcacctgtagtttcagctattcaagagcctgaggcagggggatcacttcagcccaggagtttgagtctagcctgggcaacatggtgagacccccatctctaaaaaataaaaatatttttaaaaaaccaattccACAGCTCAAGTCCCATCTCTGCCACTTTGGCAATGGGCAATGGGCCACATGTGCTGAGCCTTTACTACCTGCTCCGAATTGTGTCAAGCACTTTGCACGTATTATCTCTTGAGCTTGTGTCtgaatataaatcatatatatatgtttttttttttttgagacagtgtctcactctgtcacccaggctggagtgcagtggcttgatctttgctcactgcaaccttcacctcctgggttcaagtgattctcctgtctcagcctgtagattagctgggattactggcgcccgccaccaccccgtataattttttttgtatttttagtagagacggggtttcgccatgttggccaggctggtctcgaactcctgagctcaggtgatccgcccacctcagtctcccaaagtgctgggattacaggcttgagccaccgcgcctggcccattgtGATTATTTTATGAGATAGaagatataataaaagaaatccaAGAGTGCTAAGGAGGCACAGAAGTGGGGTTTCTGAGGCAGTCAGAGTGGTGGGAGTGAGGAATCAGAAGGTGGGGGAAGAGGAGTAAATTCTTTAGAGAAGGTAATGGCCTCAAGTTTTCAGTAAGTAATACTTTTCCAGGCAAAGAAGATGGAGAAAATTCCAGACAGAACACAGCATGAACAAAGACCAAAGGGATGAAATTAGAATTCtgtacacagtcataaaaaagaacaaaatcatgtcctttgcagtaacatggacgcagctggagtccattatcctaagcaaactaatgcaggaatagaaaaccaaagactgcatgttctcacttctaagtggaaGATAAACACTGGGTTCTCGTGGACAAAGATGGGAAGACACTGGGGACTCGTGGCAGGGGGGAAAACTCAcgattgggtactatgttcaagTACCTGGGTGATAGGATCAATCTTACCCTGAATCTCAGTATCGCtcaatacacccatgtaacaaacctgcacatgtaccccttgaatctaaaataaaaattgaaattttttttttttttttttgagatggagtattgctgtgtcgcccaggctggagtgcagtgacgtgatctcagctcactgcaagctctgtcccccgggttcacaccattctcctgcctcagcctcccgaatagctggaactacaggtgcccgccaccatgcccggctaagtttttttttgtagtttttagtagagatggggtttcactgtgttagccaggatggtctcgatctcctgaccttgtgatccactcgcctcggcctcccaaagtgctgggattacaggcgtgagccactgtgcccggcaaaaGTTGAAATTTTTGTGTAGATATAGATGTGTGCGTGTGTAAGTTAGAATTCCcgatctcccaggttcagggaTTAGTATGAAAGAAAAGGGAATTGGTGGCCAAGCAGTGAtcattcatgcctgtaatcccagtgctttgggaggctaaggtgggagcttgcttgagcccaggagttcaagaccagcctgggcaacataaggatacctcatcttggctgggcacagtggctcacgcctgtaatcccagcactttgggaggctgaggcaggtggatcacgaggtcaggagttcaagagcagcctggccaagataatgaaaccccgtctctacaaaaaatataaatacaaaaaattagccaggcatggtggcaggtgcctgtaatcccagctactcagaaggttgaggcagaaaattgcttgaacccaggaggcggaggttgcagtgagcggagatcgtaccactgcactccagcctgggcaacagagcgagactccgtctcaaaaagaaaaggatacctcatctctttttaaatttttttttgagatggagtttcactctgttggccagcctggagtacagtggtgcgatttcagctcactgcaatctccacctctcaggttcaagcgattctcctgcctcagcctcccaagtagctgggactataggcgtgtgccaccacacctggctaatttttgtatttttagtagagacagagtttcactatgctggccagactgatctcgaattcctgacctcagatgacccacccgccttggcctcccaaagtgctgggattataggtgtgagccactgcacctggccacctcatctcttaaaaaaaaatttatatatatatatatatacacacacacacacacacacatatatacacacacacatatatatatatattccagatctcccaggctcagggattatatatatatatatatatatattttttttttttttttttaatatttgaggcaaggtcttactctgtcagccaggctggggtgcagtggcaggatcatagctcactgcagcctcgaccttctggtctcaagtgatcctcccacctcagcctcctgagaagctgggatcacagacatgcaccaccacacctggctaatttttttgatttttggtagagacacagcctcactatgttgtctaggctggtcttgaactcctcacctcaagtgatctgccctcttcagcctcccaaagcgctgagattacaggcaagagtcacCACACGCCGCTGGGGTTCTAGCCTTGCCTGTCCCGCCACCTCCTTACCCCTCACCAGGtcctctctctgtcctctctcccACAGGTCCTTCCTGTTCATC
The sequence above is a segment of the Macaca nemestrina isolate mMacNem1 chromosome 20, mMacNem.hap1, whole genome shotgun sequence genome. Coding sequences within it:
- the LOC105497023 gene encoding NACHT, LRR and PYD domains-containing protein 12 isoform X2, producing MLRTAGRDGLCRLSAYLEELEAVELKKFKLYLGTATELGEDKIPWGCMEMAGPLEMAQLLITHFGTEDAWRLALSTFERMNRKDLWERGQREDLVRDTPPGGPSSLGNQSTCLPGVSPVTPRKDPQEAYRDYVRRKFRLMEDRNARLGECVNLSHRYTRLLLVKEHSNPMQAQQQLLDIGRGHTRTVGHQASPIKIETLFEPDEERPEPPRAVVMQGVAGIGKSMLAHKVMLDWADGKLFQGRFDYLFYINCREMNQSDTECSMQDLISSCWPEPSAPLQELVRVPERLLFIIDGFDELKPSFHDPQGPWCLCWAEKRPTELLLNSLIRKKLLPELSLLVTTRPTALEKLHCLLEHPRHVEILGFSEAERKEYFHKYFHDTEQAGQVFNYVRDNEPLFTMCFVPLVCWVVCTCLQQQLEGGGLLKQTSRTTTAVYMLYLLSLMQPKLRTARLQPPPNQRGLCSLAADGLWNQKILFEEQDLRKHGLDGADVSAFLNMNIFQKDINCERYYSFIHLSFQEFFAAMYYILDDGERGAGPDQDLIRLLTEYGFSERSFLALTIRFLFGLLNEETRSYLENSLCWKVSPHIKRELLQWIRSKAQSDGSTLQQGSLEFFSCLYEIQEEEFIKQALSHFQVIVVSNIASKMEHMVCSFCVKNCRSAQVLHLYGATYSADGEDRARCSAGAHTLLVQLPERTVLLDAYSEHLAAALCTNPNLVELSLYRNALGSRGVKLLCQGLRHPSCKLQNLRLKRCRISSSACEDLSAALIANKNLTRMDLSGNGVGFPGMMLLCKGLRHPQCRLQMIQLRKCQLESGACQELASVLSTNPHLVELDLTGNALEDLGLRLLCQGLRHPVCRLRTLWLKICHLTAAACEELASTLSVNHSLRELDLSLNELGDPGVLLLCESLRHPTCKLQTLRLGICRLGSAACEGLSVVLQVNHHLRELDLSFNDLGDWGLWLLAEGLQHPTCRLQKLWLDSCGLTAKACKNLYFTLGINQTLTELYLTNNALGDTGVRLLCKRLNHPGCKLRVLWLFGMDLNKMTHSRLAALRVTKPYLDIGC
- the LOC105497023 gene encoding NACHT, LRR and PYD domains-containing protein 12 isoform X4 codes for the protein MLRTAGRDGLCRLSAYLEELEAVELKKFKLYLGTATELGEDKIPWGCMEMAGPLEMAQLLITHFGTEDAWRLALSTFERMNRKDLWERGQREDLVRDTPPGGPSSLGNQSTCLPGVSPVTPRKDPQEAYRDYVRRKFRLMEDRNARLGECVNLSHRYTRLLLVKEHSNPMQAQQQLLDIGRGHTRTVGHQASPIKIETLFEPDEERPEPPRAVVMQGVAGIGKSMLAHKVMLDWADGKLFQGRFDYLFYINCREMNQSDTECSMQDLISSCWPEPSAPLQELVRVPERLLFIIDGFDELKPSFHDPQGPWCLCWAEKRPTELLLNSLIRKKLLPELSLLVTTRPTALEKLHCLLEHPRHVEILGFSEAERKEYFHKYFHDTEQAGQVFNYVRDNEPLFTMCFVPLVCWVVCTCLQQQLEGGGLLKQTSRTTTAVYMLYLLSLMQPKLRTARLQPPPNQRGLCSLAADGLWNQKILFEEQDLRKHGLDGADVSAFLNMNIFQKDINCERYYSFIHLSFQEFFAAMYYILDDGERGAGPDQDLIRLLTEYGFSERSFLALTIRFLFGLLNEETRSYLENSLCWKVSPHIKRELLQWIRSKAQSDGSTLQQGSLEFFSCLYEIQEEEFIKQALSHFQVIVVSNIASKMEHMVCSFCVKNCRSAQVLHLYGATYSADGEDRARCSAGAHTLLVQLRPERTVLLDAYSEHLAAALCTNPNLVELSLYRNALGSRGVKLLCQGLRHPSCKLQNLRLKRCRISSSACEDLSAALIANKNLTRMDLSGNGVGFPGMMLLCKGLRHPQCRLQMIQLRKCQLESGACQELASVLSTNPHLVELDLTGNALEDLGLRLLCQGLRHPVCRLRTLWLGICRLGSAACEGLSVVLQVNHHLRELDLSFNDLGDWGLWLLAEGLQHPTCRLQKLWLDSCGLTAKACKNLYFTLGINQTLTELYLTNNALGDTGVRLLCKRLNHPGCKLRVLWLFGMDLNKMTHSRLAALRVTKPYLDIGC
- the LOC105497023 gene encoding NACHT, LRR and PYD domains-containing protein 12 isoform X3 encodes the protein MLRTAGRDGLCRLSAYLEELEAVELKKFKLYLGTATELGEDKIPWGCMEMAGPLEMAQLLITHFGTEDAWRLALSTFERMNRKDLWERGQREDLVRDTPPGGPSSLGNQSTCLPGVSPVTPRKDPQEAYRDYVRRKFRLMEDRNARLGECVNLSHRYTRLLLVKEHSNPMQAQQQLLDIGRGHTRTVGHQASPIKIETLFEPDEERPEPPRAVVMQGVAGIGKSMLAHKVMLDWADGKLFQGRFDYLFYINCREMNQSDTECSMQDLISSCWPEPSAPLQELVRVPERLLFIIDGFDELKPSFHDPQGPWCLCWAEKRPTELLLNSLIRKKLLPELSLLVTTRPTALEKLHCLLEHPRHVEILGFSEAERKEYFHKYFHDTEQAGQVFNYVRDNEPLFTMCFVPLVCWVVCTCLQQQLEGGGLLKQTSRTTTAVYMLYLLSLMQPKLRTARLQPPPNQRGLCSLAADGLWNQKILFEEQDLRKHGLDGADVSAFLNMNIFQKDINCERYYSFIHLSFQEFFAAMYYILDDGERGAGPDQDLIRLLTEYGFSERSFLALTIRFLFGLLNEETRSYLENSLCWKVSPHIKRELLQWIRSKAQSDGSTLQQGSLEFFSCLYEIQEEEFIKQALSHFQVIVVSNIASKMEHMVCSFCVKNCRSAQVLHLYGATYSADGEDRARCSAGAHTLLVQLRPERTVLLDAYSEHLAAALCTNPNLVELSLYRNALGSRGVKLLCQGLRHPSCKLQNLRLKRCRISSSACEDLSAALIANKNLTRMDLSGNGVGFPGMMLLCKGLRHPQCRLQMIQLRKCQLESGACQELASVLSTNPHLVELDLTGNALEDLGLRLLCQGLRHPVCRLRTLWLKICHLTAAACEELASTLSVNHSLRELDLSLNELGDPGVLLLCESLRHPTCKLQTLRLDSCGLTAKACKNLYFTLGINQTLTELYLTNNALGDTGVRLLCKRLNHPGCKLRVLWLFGMDLNKMTHSRLAALRVTKPYLDIGC